Proteins encoded together in one Benincasa hispida cultivar B227 chromosome 1, ASM972705v1, whole genome shotgun sequence window:
- the LOC120073790 gene encoding probable aquaporin NIP-type: protein MATKIDGIEEEEISKLEEGTLVSAVARLCPSTSVVIIQKVIAEVIGTYFVIFAGCGAVAVNKIYGSVTFPGICVVWGLIVMVMVYSVGHISGAHFNPAVTLTFAFFRRFPFWQVPIYVGAQLMGSLLASCTLELMLEVTPEAFFGTEPVGSNLQSLVLEIIITFLLMFVISGVSTDNRAVGEFAGIVVGMTILLNVFVAGPISGASMNPARSIGPAIVKRQFKGLWVYVVGPLIGAVAGGFVYNLIRFTDKPLGEITRSSSFFTGSQKS from the exons ATGGCGACGAAGATCGACGGAATCGAAGAGGAAGAAATTTCAAAGCTCGAAGAAGGCACTCTAGTTTCCGCCGTCGCCCGTCTCTGTCCTTCCACCTCTGTCGTCATCATCCAAAAG GTTATCGCGGAGGTGATCGGAACGTACTTCGTGATCTTCGCCGGATGTGGAGCGGTGGCGGTGAACAAAATTTACGGATCAGTGACGTTTCCGGGAATCTGTGTGGTTTGGGGATTGATTGTGATGGTAATGGTGTATTCGGTGGGACATATCTCAGGAGCGCACTTCAATCCTGCTGTTACTCTCACCTTCGCCTTTTTCCGTCGCTTCCCCTTCTGGCAG GTACCAATATACGTAGGAGCTCAACTAATGGGGTCCCTTCTGGCAAGCTGCACATTGGAACTGATGCTTGAAGTGACTCCGGAAGCCTTCTTTGGGACGGAGCCCGTTGGATCAAATCTTCAATCTTTGGTTCTCGAAATTATCATCACCTTTCTCTTGATGTTTGTCATTTCTGGTGTCTCCACTGATAACAGAGCC GTAGGAGAATTCGCCGGAATTGTGGTTGGAATGACCATTCTCTTGAATGTTTTCGTCGCCGG GCCGATTTCAGGAGCTTCTATGAATCCAGCTAGGAGCATTGGACCAGCAATAGTGAAACGGCAGTTCAAAGGATTATGGGTTTACGTGGTAGGACCGTTGATCGGAGCGGTCGCCGGAGGGTTCGTCTATAACCTAATTAGATTCACAGACAAGCCACTGGGGGAGATCACCAGAAGCAGCTCATTCTTCACCGGCAGCCAGAAATCATAA